The genomic DNA CCTTCATCGGATCGACCGGCAGCCCGGCTTCCTCGCGCACTGCATGCAGCAGGGGTGTGACATCGAATTCGAACGCACGGCGCACCGCGTCCTCCGCACCGAGCACATCACCCCGCTCAGCCGCTTCCGCGACCTCTTCGTGATTGATGAGCAGCGCCTTGGCATACTGTGTCTGCACATTCAGCACGGAGCGGATCATGGCCGGTATTTTCTGCTCTATGTTGTGGGACTGATCGATCATAAATGCGATTTTCTCCACCGTTCCCCGCACTTCCTCATCCGCATCATTGGCGGCAAGCACGATTTGGTAGAAAATCAGGAACAATTCATAGGGATTCATCGAACCGACGATCAAATCGTCGTCCGCATATTTATAACTGTTAAAATGGAATCCGCCCAGCCGCTTTTCGTCAATCAGATAAGCCACGATATGCTCGATGTTGGCTCCTGGCAAATGATGCCCGGTGTCAACCAGAACTTCGGCCTGCGGCCCCAGCTTGAGGGCATAGTTGTAAGCCATGCCCCAATCGGCGATATCTGTATGGTAAAAAGCCGGCTCAAACGCTTTATATTCGATCAGCATGCGCATATCGGGCGTCAGCGCGCTGTACATTTCCGCCAATGCTTCAAGCATCCAATGCTTGCGCTTGCGGAGATCGCCTTGGCCCGGGTAATTTGTTCCGTCCGCAAACCACAGGCTCAGATCCTTCGAGCCTGTCTCCTTGGCAATATCCACGCATTCCAGCAAATGATTTGCCGCTTTGCGGCGAATGGCCGGATCGTTGTTCGTGACGCTGCCCAGCATATAATCGTCGTCCTGAAACAGATTCGGGTTAACAGCCCCGATCGAGAGTCCAAGTCCCTCGGCATGGCTTCTTAGCTTCCCGTAATCATCGACGTGATCCCACGGAATATGGATCGCCACAGAAGGACATAGCCCCGTGAGGCGGTGCACGATGGCGGCATCTTCCAATTTCTCGAATGGATTTCGCGGTACGCCAACCTTCTGGAACACTTTAAAACGCGTTCCGGAATCCCCGTAACCCCAAGATGGCGTTTCGATTTTTAGCTTCTTAAGACTGGTCTTTACCTGCTCCAGATCGATCCCCCGCAGCTTCTGCTGCTCTTCAAATAACATATACGCTTTATCCGACATCGACAAGTCCTCCTCTTCATCCCATGAGAAATCAATTCTACGAATCACTTATGAAAAAATAGGCGATGTTTCCCTAATATTAAGATGTTGCACCATGTACCCTCAACGCGTAAATGCTGCCGGTACTCCCCCATCGATCGTCAGCATGCAGCCCGTAGTCTTATCCGCCTTGGAGGAGGCGAAAAAGGCAATCCCTTCGGCTACGTCCTGCGGGTAAATATTGACTAACAGCGTTGTGCGCTTGCGGTAATGCTCCTCTAACTGATCCGGCTCAATCCCGTAAGCCGCGGCCCGCTCATTGCGCCAATTCGAGTTCCAAATGGCCGAACCCTGCAGGATCGCATCCGGGAGAATCGAGTTCACGCGGATGCCGTATTCTCCCCCCTCTGCGGCGATGCAGCGGGCCAGGTGAGCTTCCAGCGCCTTCACCGAGCTGTAGGCTGAGGCGTTTTTCCCGGCATAGATCGAATTTTTGGAGCCTACAAACACCATGCTGCCGCCAAGTGCCTGTTCCTTCATCAGCTTGAAGGCTTCTCTCGCCACGAGAAAATAACCGGTTCCCAGCACGTTCATGTTCAGATTCCATTCCTGCAGCGAGGTCTCGTCAAAAGGACTCGAAGTCGCCAGTCCCGCGTTGTTGACGATGATGTCAACGCCTCCATAATGCAGAGCGGCTTGCTCGTATGCGGCGCGCACCATGTCCTCATTGGTGACATCCATTTTTACGGCCAAAGCGACGTTATCGCCGAACTTCCCGTTTATTTCCACGGCCACCTGCTGCGCGCCTTCCAAGTTCAGATCCGCCAGCACCACATGCGCTCCTTCGCTAACGAGGCGCCGTGCCGTCGCGCTGCCGATGCCGCCTGCTCCGCCCGTAATGAATGCTACCTTACGGGAGAATTCCGCCTCGGCCGGGGCCAGGGACAGCTTATACAGCTCAAGCGGCCAATATTCTACGTTATATGACTCGTTCTCGCTGAGCGAGACGAACTTGCCGAGCGTCGTCGCACCGCGCATAACTGCGATCGCGCGATGGTATAAGGCCGCGCTGACTCGGGAATTGGCCCAGCTCTTGCCGGTGTTGATCATTCCAAGTCCCGGTATGAGAATAACCCGCGGAGCCGCTTCGAACATGACATCGCCCTCATTCTTGTTCCGCTCGAAATAGGCCTTGTACTGCTGCTTGTAGTCAGCGATACCTTCAATCAGCTTCCTGCGCAGCCCTTCGACATCGCTTGCATCCGGCGTCCAGTTGATAAAGAGCGGAACAACCTTCGTGTGCACGAGATGATCCGGGCAGGCCGCCCCTACCTGGGACAGCTGGGCCGAATCCCTGCTGCCGACAAAGGCAAGCACATCCTCTTCATCGTCGAAGGTCAGGATCATTTTCTTGCCGTCGCTGACCGCGCCGCGAATCGAGGGCATAAGCTTTGCGACGATGCTCTTGCGTTCTTCGCTTGGCAGCGGCTGATGAACCAAGCCGCCGAACAAAGTGGCCTCATTAACGCGGGACTCGATGTAGCGCTCGGCTTCATTGATGATTTCGATCGTCTTGGCATAGCAGGCTTCAGAGGTATCGCCCCAGGTTACCAGCCCATGCTTCTCCATTAATACAAGCTCGGCCTTAGG from Paenibacillus woosongensis includes the following:
- the rhaI gene encoding L-rhamnose isomerase, which produces MSDKAYMLFEEQQKLRGIDLEQVKTSLKKLKIETPSWGYGDSGTRFKVFQKVGVPRNPFEKLEDAAIVHRLTGLCPSVAIHIPWDHVDDYGKLRSHAEGLGLSIGAVNPNLFQDDDYMLGSVTNNDPAIRRKAANHLLECVDIAKETGSKDLSLWFADGTNYPGQGDLRKRKHWMLEALAEMYSALTPDMRMLIEYKAFEPAFYHTDIADWGMAYNYALKLGPQAEVLVDTGHHLPGANIEHIVAYLIDEKRLGGFHFNSYKYADDDLIVGSMNPYELFLIFYQIVLAANDADEEVRGTVEKIAFMIDQSHNIEQKIPAMIRSVLNVQTQYAKALLINHEEVAEAAERGDVLGAEDAVRRAFEFDVTPLLHAVREEAGLPVDPMKAYHASGYGAGIMARGKGGASW
- a CDS encoding bifunctional aldolase/short-chain dehydrogenase gives rise to the protein MVQNLWDSSKASALLGGLDQLVYRSNLIGSDRRVCNWGGGNTSSKTVIKDFRGRDVEVMYVKGSGSDLATVKQGNFTGLRMEDIQPLFEREEMSDEDMVAYLANCMIDSKHPRASIETLLHAFLPFNHVDHTHPDAIISLCCADNGKELAKEIFGDRFVWVPYIRPGFTLSKMIAQGVLDNPKAELVLMEKHGLVTWGDTSEACYAKTIEIINEAERYIESRVNEATLFGGLVHQPLPSEERKSIVAKLMPSIRGAVSDGKKMILTFDDEEDVLAFVGSRDSAQLSQVGAACPDHLVHTKVVPLFINWTPDASDVEGLRRKLIEGIADYKQQYKAYFERNKNEGDVMFEAAPRVILIPGLGMINTGKSWANSRVSAALYHRAIAVMRGATTLGKFVSLSENESYNVEYWPLELYKLSLAPAEAEFSRKVAFITGGAGGIGSATARRLVSEGAHVVLADLNLEGAQQVAVEINGKFGDNVALAVKMDVTNEDMVRAAYEQAALHYGGVDIIVNNAGLATSSPFDETSLQEWNLNMNVLGTGYFLVAREAFKLMKEQALGGSMVFVGSKNSIYAGKNASAYSSVKALEAHLARCIAAEGGEYGIRVNSILPDAILQGSAIWNSNWRNERAAAYGIEPDQLEEHYRKRTTLLVNIYPQDVAEGIAFFASSKADKTTGCMLTIDGGVPAAFTR